The DNA window CTCTGggaaaaaagaataatttaactgTCTCTTTCTCTTGTTTGTTACCGAAGTTGGTTGGTAATAATGCAATTACAAATACACTTAGTAGGAATTTTTGGTGGTGATCAGTTTTCTGGTCGTCTTAGTCCTTATAATTTATACACTTTATTATTCATATTGTTGTGATTTTAGCCACCGATCATCTAATTATTGTTACTTAGGGAGTTTAtgcattttaaattgaattgtgAGAATTTGTTTGTATATCATTGATTAGCTGAGTGACATATTAAGAGGTAGCGAGTTGATGTGTTAGATTTGCTTgtgtacaaaatattttatgccAGTTTTTCTTTTGTATTTGTTGATTATCATCATCTGTGAAATATTTTAGATCTGAAGTTTTTCCGCAATTTAATTGTCAGATTGCAGAGGGAAATATGTGGTTGAACGACACCATTGGGTTTATTCCTAAGAATTCATGGGCAATAGATCCATTTGGTTACTCACCTACCATGGCATATCTTCTCCGTCGAATGGGTTTTGAGAACATGCTTATCCAAAGGACCCACTATGAGGTAAAGAAAGAACTTGCTCGGCATAAGAATTTAGAATACATCTGGCGTCAGAGCTGGGATGCGGAGGAATCAACTGATATATTTGTTCACATGATGCCCTTCTATTCTTACGATATTCCGCATACTTGTGGGCCAGAGCCTTCTATTTGTTGTCAGTTTGATTTTGCTCGAGTCCATGGCTTTTATTATGAATTGTGCCCATGGGGAGAACATCCAGTGGAGACCAGCCAGGAAAATGTACAGGAAAGGGCAGAGAAGTTGCTAGGTCAATATAAGAAGAAGTCGACATTATACCGGACTAACACTCTCCTTGTTCCTCTTGGAGATGATTTCCGCTATCTCAGTGTTGAGGAAGCAGAAGCTCAATTTCGGAATTATCAAATGTTGTTTgattatataaactctactccaAATTTAAATGCAGAGGCAAAATTTGGAACTTTGGAAGATTACTTTCAGACTCTTCGTGAGGAGGCTGATAGATTAAATTATTCACTTCCTGGGGAGATTGGGTCTGGTCAGATTGGAGGTTTTCCATCTCTTTCTGGTGACTTCTTTACTTATTCTGATAGGCAGCAAGACTACTGGAGTGGTTATTATGTTTCGAGGCCTTTCTTCAAGGCTGTGGATCGAGTGTTAGAGCAAACACTCCGTGCAACAGAAATGATGATGTCTTTGTTACTGGGTTATTGTCAGAGAGCACAATGCGAAAAGTTAGCTACAGGATTTGGCTTTAAGTTAACTGCTGCCAGGAGAAATCTAGCTCTTTTTCAACACCATGATGGTGTGACCGGTACTGCTAAAGATCATGTTGTTCGAGATTATGGACTCCGGATGCATACTTCGTTGAGGGACTTGCAGATTTTCATGGCTAAAGCCGTTGAAGTACTTCTTGGTATCCGCCATGAAAAATCTGATCATAACCCATCTCAGTTTGAGGCAGAACAGGTGAGATCTAAATACGATGTTCAGCCAGTGCATAAGGTAATCAATGCCCGTGAAGGGACTTCACAATCCGTGATCCTGTTTAATCCCTTGGAGCAAACTAGAGAAGAGGTCGTGATGGTTGTTGTTAAGAAACCAGATGTTGCTGTTTTGGACTCAAACTGGACTTGCATTCATAGTCAAGTCTCTCCTGAACTGCAGCATGATAAAACTAAAACTTTTACCGGGAGACATCGTGTCCACTGGAAAGCCTCTGTTCCTGCCATGGGGTTGCAAATTTATTATATTGTTAATGGTTTTGCTGGTTGTGAAATCGCCAAACCAGCAAAAATAAAGTACATCTCAATGTCGAATACATTTTCATGCCCGCCTTCATATACTTGCTCAAAAGTAGAAGACGATGAGGTTGAAATCCGGAATCAACATCAAACACTCACCTTTGACATGAAGCTTGGTTTGTTGAGGACTATTAACCGTAAAGATGGTTCCAAAATTTTTGTGGGCGAGGAAATAGGTATGTATTCTAGTCCGGGGAGTGGAGCCTATTTGTTTAAACCTGATGGTGATGCTCAGCCTATTGTTGTGGCGGGTGGGAACATAGTGATCTCTGAGGGATCACTAATGCAGGAAGTGTTCTCTCATCCGAAGACAGAATGGGATCAAACTCCTATCTCCCATAGTACTCGAATTTATGACGTGGATAACGCTATACAAGGGCTTCTTGTTGAGAAAGAGTATCATGTCGAGCTTCTTGGCAAGGATTTTGATGACAGGGAATTGATAGTTAGATACAAGACAgatattgataataaaaaggTTTTCTATTCTGATTTAAATGGCTTTCAGATGAGCCGAAGAGAAACTTATGATAAGATTCCGCTGCAGGGGAATTACTATCCTATGCCCTGTCTAGCCTTCTTGCAAGGATCCAGTGGCCAGAGATTTTCTGTTCATTCTAGGCAGTCCCTAGGTGTGGCAAGCCTTAAAGAAGGATGGTTAGAGATTATGCTTGACCGACGTTTGGTCAGGGATGATGGACGTGGTCTGGGTCAAGGAGTGATGGATAATCGTCCAATGAATGTGATCTTTCACATCCTTGCGGAATTCAACATTTCTGCCACTTCAAATCCCTTATCCAATCCTGTACCTCTGAGTCCGTCTCTTCTATCTCATACTGTTGGAGCTCACTTGAACTATCCGATGCATGCATTTGTTGCAAAAAGTCACCAGGAGTTGTCCGTTCAGCCGTCTCCGAAATCCTTCTCTCCTTTAGCTGCTCCGTTACCGTGTGACTTGCACATAGTGAACTTCAAAGTTCCTCGGCCGTCAAAATACTCTCAGCAGCTGATGGATGATTCTAGGTTTGTTCTTATTTTACAGCGACGACATTGGGATACTTCATATTGTCGGAAAGGCGGATCACAATGCTCTACCATTACAGATGAGCCTTTAAATCTTTTCAATATGTTCAAGGGACTTGCTGTACTGAATGCAAGGGCAACTTCTTTAAATCTTCTTCATGAAGATACAGAAATGCTCGGGTACTCTGAGCAGGTCGGAGATGTTTCTCAAGAGGGACATGTTTCGATCTCTCCTATGGAGATACAAGCATACAAGTTGGAGTTACGGCCGCATCAGTGAGCACAAAGTTGTTGATTTACTTATTTTGCCTGTGTCAATGATGATAGTACGAGTTAGCAGCCTAACAGTGACGTCTTCATATCCGATTGTCGTATAACTCACCGAAAGCTTCTCGTGATCCAAGAGTATTAGCCGTCGGATGCAATCCCATGAAATACTTGTTGGAGCTGAACTGATGGAATTAGCAGCAGGAACAGAAACATCATGTGAAGTTAGACTTGCCTTGTGAAGTCCTATGGAAGGTATTGATAGACACTGCTGCTGTACAATTTCAGTTATTGATTTACATGATAGAAAGTTTTGTATGCGATTATGGGTAACTGGTCTGCAAGAAACGTAGATAGACGTTGATATAATATTCGATTTTCGCCATTGTTCTTGCACCGGAATTTATTAGGTTCGATGTATTTTATTTCTTCTAAGATACCTCTTGAAAGAAAAGTATTTGCAGAGGTAATATGAAGGAGTTCGGTTTTAAGAGTAATCAGTTAGTTTCGTCCTTTCTTTGGTTTCAGTTCTATAGTTTTTAGTTCATATATGCTCttattatttaactaaaatatattCTCTTTGAGAAACAAAAGTCGAGAAGATACGAGCAGCGGAAAATCCATAAAAAACGATGAAAGACCCCTCGATTCTGGCAATTGCCACCTATGGTTATCACAAACCCCATACATGCAGCATATAGGCTTATAGTTATATTGCATAGGAATGAGAACTCTAAAAAACAATGACAGAAATGCAAACACATCAAAACTAAATATGCTGAGAAAATAGGTTATGAActaaaatatagaaataaacATATTTTCATGTAACATAGCGTGGATATACTACAAAAAAACTTCCATGCAATATTTTTCAAATCCAACTCTTGAATTGCACATAAATAGAAACCTGAAAAGCGGACTCAGAagctgaaatgaaaaaacatcgaaactaacttttttaatataattgattataaatattatttttaagtttccACCAAAAGGCCAAACCATAGGATTAGACAAGTTTCCGAGCAACATAACTTGCATATAACTACACAAGAGAAATGTAGTTGGTCTGGCGCTGGAATCTAAGTGCCTATGATTTTGATACTCAATAAATCCGTGCAGCAGAAGATCCTCCCATGCAACTCCTGATAGATGATTCTGTGAGATCTCCATGAAAGAAGACCAGGAAGGGAATCAACTCTGAACAGTTTCTTAAACGTTTATAAGATAATCTCGTCCTGTTCTCTGGTCGTAATAATTTTGTTAGGAAGAACAATACAGTTAGTAATGACAACTTCATCTTCAACAGTAACAGCCTCTCCTGCACaagataaacaaaaaacattCAAGGCATTTTCGGAAACATTGAGGTTACCTATAAAGCAGAGAGAAGAAGGTCGGGACAAGTACCAAGGATGGTTATTCCAAGTTTTGTGTTGTAGTCTCCATCAGCCTGAATATTCAATTTAACTTCTAATCAGCATCGATGACTAGCAGATCCTATCGGAATGTTTTCTGATTGGAATTGTAGTTCACCATTTTCCAGAAATTTGAGTGGGATCGAAATATCGAACCATAATTAAGACTAAGGGTTCCACTTCCATATCAATTTGCCTCAGAAACTTACACACGGTGGACAATTAACACCAGAACTAACTGATTCGTCAATTAGTACCTTGaacttgttaatttttttttaataatccaAATTTTCATCTATTATTCCATTTTATTAACCAATTAGCCCAAtagttattttcaaaattaatacatttggcttaatcgaTAAAAATTGACAACTTAAAGGGAGTTATCaataagatatttttttatgatgttAATTGTCCATCACGTCTAAGTTCAAGGGGCAAATTGATATTCAAGCGGTAAAGCtaaatatacatttttttttgttttgttttaaaaggaACTGAAATCCTAAAGAAAATGAATTCTTGAAATTGTTTTCTTGGCTTAGTTTagcatattataaaattatctatttttctcCATTAACTTCAAATAAGGAagataaaataatatcaaaaaattgCTAAACTTCACTAATATTTATAAGCTTAACTACATAAcatcaatcaaaaaatttataattggaCTTGCCTGGACCCTTGACCATCTTCCTAGAGATGATTTCCAACCAATAATTGAATTCATAACCACTGCATTTTCCTATCAAGAGAAAATACagaaaattaactaattttccGATGAAGAATTACCATTAGCATCTCATGACAGATAATAATCCCATACCTGAATTTCGACATCATCTAAGACAATGCAGCTTCTAAGTCTTACACCTGCTCCTACACGAACATTTGCCGAAATAGAGACATTGGGGCCAATCTGTATAAATAATGAactaaactataataaaatattattgagTGTATAAACATATATAGAAGATTACACAGAGAAGgatgaataaaattgaaatgcaCAATAATGATGCCATAAAATGACATTTCTAACTTGGTACTACATGTAGgagtgtgcaaaaaccgaatcaaacaaaaaaataaaccgAATTGATAGTTTTAATTCGGCTTGATttgaaattatagaaaaattttggtttttggtGCTGTTTGATTGtaggaataaaaaaaatgttagttCACATTCGATGCACACCGAACATAAACATGAATTGAATCAAcggattcatttttttttttttgtaaaataaagtttttagtttggtttgatttaaacCGAATGGACACCCCTACCTACGTGTGCACAAATCTGTAATCCATTAATAGCACGAATGCAAACAAAAACGGAAGAAAATACTTGTCATTATACTAAGAAACACAACTCTCTATGGAAGCATGGTAACTGACACAGCTAGGCCTAAAAATGTCGAGGAATACGTATGTCTCGTAAGGATTCATCCTCTCAATGAATCATAATAATTTGTTACAAGGGATTAAACTATTTGGTTGTCTCAAAAGCTGTACAATAACGAGTGGTTGTAGATTTCAAgcatccttaagactttataACCCTTAATATGGATGCCCATGACTATCTTCATATTTTGTAGCCAACACTGAACCTAATCTGAAATCATTATCTCTAGACTAGATCACCTAATCTCCAGCCATTTTAAGGATAATTATATCGGAGGAACAAATTTCACAGCTTTAATCCGCTGCATAAATTAAATATTCCAAGGTCTTTTGTGTTGTTATACATTTAGAGGGATTAACTAGCAGGAAGATCAggaagaaataaataaagaactcTATAACAGAATTTTAGAAAAGGTCAGTAGTTATAATAATGTGTAATAAAAGACCACAGCAAGCTGACCAACTAGTTTAGTTCGCTTCGTTTTAACAAAACCTTaaattttggttcagtttggtttgaactgaatgcacacccctactaCTACTAGTGTCGGCACTTTTCTGATGCTGGTATTATGTAACTTCATAGTGGCACAAAAACATTGATATGCTAATTTACGTAGGAGGGAGAAAAAAACCTTTGCAGTTGGATGCACTTTTGCTGATGGATGAATGTAAACATCACCAATTATGCTAGCACTCGTAGTTCCGATCCCAGTAGCCAAAAGATGAGCAGATGTGAGTCTGTATTGGGCAAGATATAACGCAGAACATTTCAAAGACATCCTGCATCATTAACAATACAATTAGATGGGGCACATAACGAACGACGTTTAAATTTCACAATCTAAAGGAAAACAATACGATAGTCAAATATCATACCCAGGAGCTTTAATTTGTTCCCAGAAATCCATGGTCTCATATGTATAAAATTGCTTCTTTCCAGCAAGAGGTGACAAAATATCTTGATCTAACCGTACAAAATCTGAAGGAAGACTGGAcctgtaacaaaaaaaaaatgcatcAAAGTAAAGTTCAGTTTCTAAAAGAAACAGTAATAGATTTTGCAGAAGAATGGATAGCTAGGAAAATAGTAAGTCATAGATATAATATCACTCAACTATGTGAATTTTTCAGCAAAAGGAAAAAAGCATTACTTCAGAGAATAATTAACTACTCTAATAATCCATGATAATACATGGAGAAACCTAGCTGATAAATTTCACTTTCTTGTAAAAAAACTGTCAGACTGCATCAATTTTCCATAGAAATTTGTATTTTACAGTTACAACAGATATCTACCCCAAACAAGTCGAATTGTGCTGAACATCATATCTTCTATGTGCATATTATATACATGGTTTTTAATGGTATGCTGCTATGCAATCTATTGTGTCCGCGGCAGAAATTCTGTAGTAAAACACTGATCATAACAAGAAGTCAACCTCGTCAGAGACTGGAAACGCTCAAAGCCGGATACACGAAGCAGACTTCCTGTAATAAGATAACACAATTAGCAACTAATAGGTGTCGAAATCTATCAGCATATGCCACATTATGCAAACAAAACACCCTGAAAACATGATACCACCGCATATGATTCATCATACAGGACGTGAATATACAAAATTACATGTCATTGGTGATCAAAGACAAGTGATAGTAGCAGTACAGATTATTCTCAAGCATACAGCCACAACCtatcaaaaaaatttgaacaaaagaaaatatgatcaagttaaaataaatcctaatttaTTTACTTGATTATACAACTATCAAAATTCAGAATATTGAAACATGTGCCCAAGCAACacaaataaaatagtaaaatgaAGGCCTGTAATAAATAAAGATCAACCTCTGCCTTCCCGATTTGTAAAGACACCTTGGATGGCAGTAAAGATATCTGGAGTGAATACATAGACACCGCAGTTTATCAAATCACTTACCTACATTTACAAAGGCGGGTAAGCGAAAGGGCGTATGATGATAAATAGGGCAACATAGTTCAGGCAAACTAATGTATTCCGAGATGACGTAAAGGCACATACAAAAGTTTCTGGTTTCTCTATGTAATGCAACAGTTCTTTGGTGATTGGATCAGCAATCAATTCACCAAATTGGTCAGCTGATTCAGCAGAAACCTGCACAAGAAGcgaatgataataaaaaaaacaaaatggtaTAATGAAGTAACAACCATAAAGTTACTGAAAAGAGAGTTGTGATGTAGGATGAGGAGAAAACAAAAGCACACTATTGCAATAAATCAGCACAGCTATCACCAACCTTGATTACTAACATTGTTCCCATCCCACCATATGTTCTGTGTGCCGCTGAAAATTGCAAACAATCCCAAAAGTCAACAATTAACAGCTTACGCACATCCTGTAACAGATGTTTAAGAAGTTGTAGGTACATATTTCAGAAGAAGCACAACCATACAAATAAACATTCATAAGAAGTAAACTTTACCGAGCATATCTGGCAACGGAAAACTGCAACAAACATCACAATTCAGCAAAAAGATATGAGACTGcccaacaaaaccaaatttagTAAATGCATAAACTATCATTACTAAAAGCAACAATCCAGCTTTTATTGATTACTCTTTAAAAATGAGAATCAAATCATAATTGAATCCTAAAAAGTAGCACCAAAAAGGCTTGATTGCtttaaaaatcacaaactttagagtgtttgcaattttaacacgaagtttcaattttggcaatgtCAGATattaactttcaaaattttacaattcgAAACACCGACTAATTTTTCGTCAAAAGAATGTTAATGTGGACACCGGAATGTGTTTACTCCAATGTCCACATCAGTATATTCTTGACGGAAAATCTCTTAGTCTTTTGaattgcaaaataaaaatcatagttcatgtattaaattatcaaaatttaaagttcgtgttaaaatCGCAAAACAcgttaaagttcatgatttttaagGCAATAAAGCCCCTCAAAAATTACCAAATGGAAGTAAAAATTCAGGAATGAGCAAGAGGGGAAAGCAAACCGGGCTGTCTTCCATGATCAAATCTCTAAAGTAGTAAATTCCACCAGCAGAACCATGTGGTTTGTCCTCTTTCAAGTATCTAAACCAGATGCAAATCAACAAGTCAAAAAAAAACTTCCAAATTCACACAACCTTAGACAAAGCTGAAACAATTGAAGCTCCATTAAGTTACCTTACAGGTATTTTGAGTTCATTAGAAATGGAAGACACATATAACGCAAATTCCCGCTCTTCATAGAACCCAATCAGGAGAATCCTAACCAAATTCGGTATCTACAGAAAACCACAAAAACAATCACAAAAACCGAAATTAAGCTAAAACAAAAGTAGTTGTGCCACGTCATTCATGCAACAAACCAACAAGGCGTTTGCCATGTTCGAATATTTAACGATAACAAAAgtaagcaataattaaagattctgtatcgcaaatgctcaaatgttgtaaaaataaCATGGCACAACCGttgcatgagataaacactcgTTCCGAACAAACAAACCcttttacaagcagaaatatgATGATGAACCATAGGCTGGCCAGCTAATGGAAACAAAGGTTTGGGAGTGTTGAATGAAAGTGGTCTGAATCTAGTACCTGCAAATTAGATTAAACAAACAATAAAAGAAGCAAACTTTATTGTATTTCTTAAACATaggaaatcaaagaaaaaattgaatatgTAAAATTTGATACCTTTGGTTGGGCCACCGACCATGATCACAGCCACCACCTTGTCCTGAGATTCTGCCATTACTAAACAACACTGAGTCAATGATTCAGAAGGAAAAAAACAGTGAGTCAAcaatttctttctctttttaaagttttttttgggCGCACAAATTTTTTGCCTGAACAAGGTAGCATAGTTATACTTGCTAGTACAAGGTTTAGAGAAGGaaaaaacgacgtcgtttctGGTTTGCAGTTCTATGACTTTTTTTACTAGGATTTGCAttgttttcatttataattattgaAATGTTATTTGTACTGCAGCGATTCATTATTCTTTTTAGgactttttttataaacaaccaaaattttgaagtttaCTACTTTTATACGGATACAACTTTTCAATATTAAAACTACAGTACACGCTagaaatattttcttttatacggtCCAAATATATACCCCTCATCTCAAACCAACcttcataattacaataattttctctctcatcatcatcattttcTCTCATCTCTCTCAACTcatatttctttaatttctcttaaatcacaCAGCCTCCTCCGACTCTTTCAGATCCGCCGCCCTCATCCATCTATCTTAACGCTGCCGTTCAACATCGCTTCAAGTTTCGTCAATATTGTTTCTCTTTTCGCCGTTGTTGGTGCTGAAGATCCGCATAGGGTTTCGGCTTGTAAAATGGCTTCTTGTTGTTCTTGCGTTGCTTCTTGTTGTCGTGTTtctattttgatttcagatctgaaattcACCGTTcttattcttccttctttcttAGATCTACaagtttctttcttttttatttactgttttatataacagtattttttttatcattaaacatgtataaagattatcttttcatgtttaaaaaataattttgtaattttatggaataaaaatttgttatttctgcatttttcttgcatttgtttgtatttttgcGTTTTTCTTATTCTGcagcacgatttgttgatgatgattaattgctaaattattgtaatgttgcagtgttgttgatattatgttggctttatgttgatattgtgttggtattgtgttgataatcagttggcgtttgcttgattttaacattggcaaataagataatattgtcagtgaaataaactaaaaaaataaaaatttagctgAGAttggataatgatatgttaacATTTAGGTAAaagacaaataataattttgaatgaTTATAATGTTGAAGTGTTGATGTTATGTTAATTtttggttgatattttgttgattttgtgttgatatctggttgattttaacattggcaaagaaaataatattgcatatgaaataaactaaaaaaatgaaaattaaatttaaatagaaaaaacgataccttaatttttgattaattgctaaattattgtaatgttgatattttttttgttaaaattaaaattaactaaatatcaatataatatcaacacgagatcaacattgtaacattatcCATAATAAGTATTTTTCatcaatgctaaaatcaacaaaatatcaaccgaaaatcaacacaatatcaacactgtaacattacaataattcaatatgtttatttgtcttatttttcaatgctaacatatcattatctagtctcacttaaatttttatttttttagtttatttcacggacatcattattttattcgttaatgttaaaatcaataaaatatcaacataaaatcaacataaaatcaacaacactgaaacattacaataattcatcaACTAACCATCATTAATAAATCGTGTTGCGGAATAAAAACGCAGAAATTCAACCAAACACAGTAAAACTACAGAAATAACAGATTttcattccataaaatcataaaattattttatgtacatgaaaattagtattacattctttaaagataatctttacacatgtttaatggtaaaaaaaatcactgttatttaaaaacaatgaACAAAAAATTCTatatctgaaaatgaaaaagaagaagaagaagaacgatGAATCATTTTGCCTCGAAATCTGATCATATGCCTTTAAAAAACTTCTAAAGTCGTTAAAAATTTCCGATATCTATTCTTCCTTCCGATAAAAACTCCGATCCAGATCTGGAAAAGAAAACACGGAAACAAAAGAATGGCGGCGGCGCAGCGAGAATGAAGGCGGCAGCGAAGCGCCGCTGAAACTCGCTGAAGAACGGCGACCATGAAAAAGAGTAAAGAGCAGGGGATGGAAAAATATGGAGAAAATAACTGTTAATTTGAGAGCCAAAAtgaaaaatcgtataaaagaaataattataagatgttaggttatatttataaaataagatggtgggaaaagtaaaaaaatgagatgggctgtataaaagtaaagagTCCTTCAAATGCCGTGTTTGGCATAAAAAGCCcttctttttatttaatgataaaataaaatcgaacttaggggccgtttggtttaaagttgggaatgagaatcggaatgggaatcggaatgagaagAAATGAGAATGGAaataattgttttcattttttgtttggttcaaagtgTAGGATTGGAAATGGGAatggataaaatttaataaaaatattatttattatttattaaaaaaattttttttaaattttaaatattttttatataaaaaaattatatttttaaaataaaaatgtttttttttaaaatattttaaaatatttttttttcaaaaatattttaaaaaaataaaataaaaaattttaagtatattttttaaaatttaaaaataatttttttaataattatatatttattatttatcattaaaagggttaattccaaaaaaataccaaatctttACGAATTatgtcagttataaccaaacctttaaaaattgtctattttagccaattttgaaatatttgaaaccttttctaGCCATTCATGAATAAAACCGAAAAATTTACTATTCGTCAATGGGATAAACTAACCGATTTTGAATGATTTCAATagaaaaagtttcaaatattttatatcatTCAAAATCGGTTAGTTTAGTTCATTGACGAATGACAAATTTTTCGGTTTTATTCACGGATGGCTAAAAAGGTTTTAAATATCCTAAAATTGACTAAAATAgacaatttttaaaggtttggttataactgacaaaatccgtaaaggtttggtattttattgagaTTAACCGTTAAAAAAATTTGCTAAATTTTGATTATCATTCCTAAAAGTCTCATGGGGTAAGGGGGGAATGCGTGATTTCCATTgaaggggtaatcacattcccattccctaatgtaatttgacaaaacaaacacaaataatgAGAATCATTTCTATTCCCATTTCCATTTCCCTCTTTTTttggcgaaccaaacggccccttagaGGTGTAAATGGTCGTCGATTCTAATTTATCGATCTCGAACTCGAGCTTGAGTTCAATAAAGAATCAAACTGATTATTAGAATATTAATCATATTAATGTATTTAAGTACGTAAGAGGTTAGTTTAATCTCATGAGACAAATCTTTTTAATTGATGTTAGACTCAGTTTGAGATTAAAGTTGGCTTGAGATTAAATTCGAGTAGCTCGAACTGGACTCGATTTTTTCAAATCGaccttgaattttttaaatcaattttgagcAAGTCACAAAAAGCTCAACTAGTTTAtactgaaatat is part of the Mercurialis annua linkage group LG3, ddMerAnnu1.2, whole genome shotgun sequence genome and encodes:
- the LOC126672961 gene encoding alpha-mannosidase 2, yielding MPFSSYIGSNTRRGGGGASSTSGGTWAQSILPSTTTSKSKLPSRKPRKRTILINFLFTNFFTIALSISLLFLFFTILHFGVPKPFSSFKSKPTSHFSRNRKPATRKPPSLNVNDDKGVVLGSVVDITTKELYDRIEFLDVDGGPWKQGWRVSYEGNEWDHERLKVFVVPHSHNDPGWKLTVDEYYERQSRHILDTIVSTLSKDVRRKFIWEEMSYLERWWRDATEEKRESFTNLVKNGQLEIVGGGWVMNDEANSHYFAIIEQIAEGNMWLNDTIGFIPKNSWAIDPFGYSPTMAYLLRRMGFENMLIQRTHYEVKKELARHKNLEYIWRQSWDAEESTDIFVHMMPFYSYDIPHTCGPEPSICCQFDFARVHGFYYELCPWGEHPVETSQENVQERAEKLLGQYKKKSTLYRTNTLLVPLGDDFRYLSVEEAEAQFRNYQMLFDYINSTPNLNAEAKFGTLEDYFQTLREEADRLNYSLPGEIGSGQIGGFPSLSGDFFTYSDRQQDYWSGYYVSRPFFKAVDRVLEQTLRATEMMMSLLLGYCQRAQCEKLATGFGFKLTAARRNLALFQHHDGVTGTAKDHVVRDYGLRMHTSLRDLQIFMAKAVEVLLGIRHEKSDHNPSQFEAEQVRSKYDVQPVHKVINAREGTSQSVILFNPLEQTREEVVMVVVKKPDVAVLDSNWTCIHSQVSPELQHDKTKTFTGRHRVHWKASVPAMGLQIYYIVNGFAGCEIAKPAKIKYISMSNTFSCPPSYTCSKVEDDEVEIRNQHQTLTFDMKLGLLRTINRKDGSKIFVGEEIGMYSSPGSGAYLFKPDGDAQPIVVAGGNIVISEGSLMQEVFSHPKTEWDQTPISHSTRIYDVDNAIQGLLVEKEYHVELLGKDFDDRELIVRYKTDIDNKKVFYSDLNGFQMSRRETYDKIPLQGNYYPMPCLAFLQGSSGQRFSVHSRQSLGVASLKEGWLEIMLDRRLVRDDGRGLGQGVMDNRPMNVIFHILAEFNISATSNPLSNPVPLSPSLLSHTVGAHLNYPMHAFVAKSHQELSVQPSPKSFSPLAAPLPCDLHIVNFKVPRPSKYSQQLMDDSRFVLILQRRHWDTSYCRKGGSQCSTITDEPLNLFNMFKGLAVLNARATSLNLLHEDTEMLGYSEQVGDVSQEGHVSISPMEIQAYKLELRPHQ
- the LOC126671011 gene encoding uncharacterized protein LOC126671011, with the translated sequence MAESQDKVVAVIMVGGPTKGTRFRPLSFNTPKPLFPLAGQPMVHHHISACKRIPNLVRILLIGFYEEREFALYVSSISNELKIPVRYLKEDKPHGSAGGIYYFRDLIMEDSPSHIFLLNCDVCCSFPLPDMLAAHRTYGGMGTMLVIKVSAESADQFGELIADPITKELLHYIEKPETFVSDLINCGVYVFTPDIFTAIQGVFTNREGRGSLLRVSGFERFQSLTRSSLPSDFVRLDQDILSPLAGKKQFYTYETMDFWEQIKAPGMSLKCSALYLAQYRLTSAHLLATGIGTTSASIIGDVYIHPSAKVHPTAKIGPNVSISANVRVGAGVRLRSCIVLDDVEIQENAVVMNSIIGWKSSLGRWSRVQADGDYNTKLGITILGEAVTVEDEVVITNCIVLPNKIITTREQDEIIL